tgctcatttatcttttaagttacctttatttatatgtattggcattcgtaagattagggtctttacagatggtatcagagcttaggttcccTCCTGTAGAAACTTTAGTCCTAAGTTATGGCCTGTGAGATTTGGGTAGACTTTTGGGTTAGGATTTTCCTTCAGCTATATTATTCTAATTACACTTTGAATATTCTCTTTTATTCTTCGTACTAATCGTAACCGTTATATCCTCATCTCGTTCATAGATGGCACCGAAAAAAAAGGGAATGTCCGAGGAGGAGGTAGATAACAAGATTAACCAAACTATCACGAATTTGTTACCCAACATTATAGCTCAAGCTATTGATGCTATGCGTAATCAAGGTGGCGAGACTTTTAAGCATGAAGACGAGGATGAGTATGTGGAGAAGAAAGCTGTAACGGGGGATGCTATTCATGTTTGGTTAGGACGGTTTCAAAAACAACGTCTTTTATCATTCAACACTGCTAGTACCCCCGTGGAAGCTGAGAATTGGATCACTCACATTGAGAAGATATACCGAGTGCTTGGTTGTGAAGAGAGGTTTTGGGTGCCATTAGCTGTTTATAAACTAGAGGGGGATGCTCAGCGCTGGTGGATCGCTTTGAGACAAGCGAAAGGGGGTATCGATTTTGAGGATTCATTAGATTGGGTTGATTTCAAAGAGTTATTTTTCCGTCAGTACTTTTCTGAGGCGGAGAAAGAAGCTGTGATTCTGGAGTATGCGAATATTAAGCAAGGGAATGATGAGTCTATTAATGATTTCACTAAGAGGTTTTTGAGGCTTGTGGGTTTGATTGGTGCTGCTGCTGGGTCTTCTGAGGACCAAGCCCGTAAGTACAAATGGGCTGTTCATGGGCGTTACCGCTCTAAAATGATTAATCTGAAATGTTTTGATGTCGCTGAGGCAGCCGATTATGCTCGGAATTTGGAGATGGAGCGAGCTGAGTATTTGGCTACTAAAAATGAGGATGGTAAAAACAAGAGGGTTAAGATTGCACAACCACTACGATTTGTGCCTGCACCGACTACCAAACAGGGTCAACAATCTGGGAACCAAGGGTATCGTAGTAATAATTGGAATAATAGAGGAAATCAGCAAAGGATTGACAACGGGCCAAATAATAATAACCGTGGTCAATTATAAGTGTACCGTCCCCAAGGGCAGCAAAGGGTTAATGGAAGTGGTGGTGTTAATGCCAACGCACCGTGTGGGACTTGTGGAAAGAATCATCCGGGAAGAGTTTGTTATCGTAGTGCGGGTTCATGTTTTGCTTGTGGAGAGGTTGGTCACTTAGCTAAGGATTGCAAGAATCCTAGACCTGGGTTTGTTCCGAAGGTTCCTCCGCCAGCTCCTGGTGGACGCGTCTTTGCCATGACTGCTGCTCAGGCTGCTGACGCTACAGGTATATTTCGATCCCtattcattttaaaaatatttcCTTCGAGTTATTTGTTCATTCATTCTTGATGTTATTAGGTACTATTACTGGTCATGTATTTGTACACCATCGCGCCCTCTTCGTTCTGTTTGATTCTGGCTCTACGCACTCGATTGTGTCTGTTAAGAGCTCGAAATATTTGAAAGTGTCTCCAACTTGGTTGTCTACTCCATTTACGATCTCTACCCCAATGGGTAGTGTTGAAACTATAGATCGCCTGTATCAAAACTGCCGTTTGGAATTCAATGATTGCATGTTTCCTGCAAATCTCTTTCCTATGACCATGCATGACTTTGACATTATTCTTGGCATGGATTGGTTATCTAGCCATCATGCGAATATCGATGTTATTCgagagtttcccgatgtatttcctgacgaattacAGGGTTTACCTCCAGTTCGTGAAGTTGAATTTTCGATTGATTTGATTCCGGGTTCCCAACCGATATCAAAAGCTCCTTATCGTATGGCACCACTCGAGTTGCAAGAACTCAAGGAGCAATTGCAAGAGTTGATAGATTGTGGTTTTATTCGGCTAAGTGTGTCACCTTGGGGTGCGCcggttttatttgttaagaagaaggatggtagcatgagactttgcattgattatcgcgagttaaatcATATTACTATTCGAAACTGTTATCCGCTTCCAcgtattgatgatttgtttgatcaacttcaaggttcaaaGTATTTTTCTAAAATCGATCTTAGGTCTGGGTATCATCAGCTCCGTGTTAAAGAAGAAGATATCCCTAAGACTGCTttccgcactcgttatgggcactatgagtttttagtgatgccgtttggattaactaatgctcctgcggttttcatggatctaatgaacctgtgtgttccatgagtatttggataagtttgtgatCGTATTCATTGATGATATCTTGGTATTCTCAAAGAGTAAAGAAGAAAATGAGAATCATCTTCATGTTGTACTTGAAACCCTCCGAAGTAAGAAATTGTTTgcgaagttctctaaatgtgaattctgGTTGCAAAGAGTTgcctttctgggtcatgttgtatcGGCTGAGGGTATAATGATGGATCCAGCGAAAATTGAGGCTATTATAAATTGGTCAAGACCTACTTCTGTTGTTGAGGTTCGAAGTTTTcttggtttagctggttattatcgaCGATTTGTTGAAGGTTTTTCGACGATTGCTTTGCTGCTTACCAAGTTATTGAGGAAAGGGGAAAAATTTGTGTGGATCGAGGAACGACAAAAGAGTTTCGATGAGTTAAAGAAAAGGCTTGTATCAGCTCCTATTCTTGCATTGCCATCAGGGAGTGGGGGTTTTCAAATCTATAGTGATGCTTCTAAGCATGGTttgggttgcgttttgatgcagcatggtaaggtaattgcttatgcctcgAGGCAGTTGAAACCCTATGAGGttaattaccctactcatgatttggaGTTAGCTGCTGTGATCTTTGCGTTGAAaatatggaggcattatctttacggagaaacttgtgatattttcaccgatcacaagagtctcaaaTACATATTCACGCAAAAAGagataaatatgagacaacgaaggtggctcgagttattgaaggaTTATGATGCAAACATTCAATACCATCCTGGAAaagtgaatgtggtagccgacgcattgAGTAGAAAGTCATTTGGTAGTATCTCATGTTTGGTTACTCACATTCGAGAATTCAAAAGACTTGATATGGGATTAAGTAAAAGAGGAGCATCGGGGATGTTGGCAAATCTAAAATTCGAGTCTGATTTAATTACTAGAATAAAAGGGGCTCAATTGGATGATGGTGATTTGTGGACAGTGTTTCAAAATTTGGAAGAGGGTAAAGTGAAAGAGTTCAGAGAAGATGATGATGGGGTTATTTGGTGTGGGAATCGATTATGTGTTCCTAATGATGATGCTATTCGTGAGGCTCTGTTGTCTGAGGCTCACAGCTCACCTTTTTCTATACATCCTGGTTCGACCAAAATGTATCAGGATTTAAAGCAGCACTTTTGGTGGAGTGGCATGAAGAAAGCCGTTGCTAGATATGTTGGGAAGTGCCTTACTTGTCAACAAGTAAAGATCGAGCACCAACGTGCTAGTGGTTTGTTGCAGCCGTTGGACATTCCCGTGTGGAAGTGGGATGATATCTCAATGGATTTCGTATGTGGTTTACCGAAGACTGTGAAAAGGCACGATGCTATTTGGGTGGTGATTGATAGATTAACCAAAtcggcacatttcttgcctattctTATGGATTATTCGGTAAGTAAGCTATCCGAGCTTTTTCAGCAAGAAATTGTGAGATTACACGGGGTCCCTTCGTCCATCGTATCCGATTGTGACCCtcgatttacatctagattttggaaGGGGCTACAGAAAGCTTGGGGTACGCGATTGAAGCTTAGTACTGcttttcatccacaaactgatggacagtctGAGCGTACGATACAGattttggaagatatgcttcgagcGTGTGCCCTAGATTGGAAGGGAAATTGGGATGAGTACTTATGTTTGGTGGAATTTGCCTATAATAATAGTTGGCAGGCTAGTATCCGTATGGCGCCATTTGAGATACTTTATGGTCGAAAGTGTAGAGCGCCAGTTTGTTGGAATGAAACGGGAGAGAAACTAATTGAAGGACCTGAGTTGGTTAGAGTGACTAATGAAAAGGTCGCTATAGCTACGAATCGACTGAAGGAAGCCCAATCGAGACAGAAAGTGTATGCCGATAAACACCGACGTTCGTTAGAGTTTGTTGTGGGTGATAAGGTGtttttaaaggtgtcaccttggaagggTATACGACGTTTTGGTTTAAAAGGAAAGCTCAGTCCTCGATATATTGGCCCGTTTGAGATATTGGATCGAGTTGGTGAAGTATCTTATCGTTTAGCATTACCGCCACAGTTATCTCATGTTCATAACGTATTTCACGTATCTCAGTTGCGGGGTTACAACTATCATCCATTGCACGTGGTTCAATATCATTTTTCTGAAATTCGAGCTGATCTTTCTTATGTTGAAGAGCCCGAGGCTATTATAGAACGCGAGGAGAGAGTAACTCGTAAAAGCTCCACCCCTTTTGTTAAAGTTCAATGGAAGAATCATCCTGCTAGCGAGGCCACTTGGGAACTCGAGGAAACCATGCGGGCCGAGCACCCTCATTTGTTTGCTAATTGGTGCGTTTCGATTCTATAACTTCTttcaatttcgaggacgaaattttttttaagtaggtggagttgtaatatcctataaaactaaaataaataaaacatataAAATAGATACATAAGTAATAAGTGCTAAAtaagttaattaataaataaattaacacATCATCCTAGCTTGTAAAGTTAAGAACGTAAATATAATTTATACCAAATTGGTGATGTATCATGTTAGGAATAAATATATTAAGAGTAACAAGTACTAGTCAATTTCCTTCTACTAAATTTTAAAACTTAATTCATTATTAAATGAGGAAGATCAATCCTACTGGTGGAATTTGTTTGGGTCCATATTTATTAAAAGGAATGGGGAAAGTCTAATGAAGTTATATCCCTTATGAGTATCGTTAAGTGTCATTTGTTCAGTATCATTTTTTTGGCACTCTCCTCACTAGGTTTTCACCAACTTGATAGCCATACTACTCACTATAATCTATCATAATATTAAGAGAAGATAATAGAGACATTCAAAGGAGAATACAAAATATTTGCGGGGTCTAGTTTCGATTCTAACACGAACACGTTTTAGAGGTAATTACTAAACCAcacctttgttatttatatataatttgtttatTGGCTTCTTAATCAACTTAATAGTTTAGATTGGCTACatatcacatggattattatagagatGAAATGTTAAGATTTTGGGTACTAAATGGGTATCTTTTGTGAATTTTGATCTTGAATAAATTGtagtcatatatatttagtaatggAGTATAAAAATTATAAGGTTGTGACTATGctttttaaagattaaaaatataatatgagTACATATAAATTTCAACTAATAAGCATTGTGTTGTAGCAAAAGAAATGATGGAGAGTTGATGCAATTATTAAACTTGTACAGTGTGTTAATCGATCGGCTAAGATGGCATGTGACCATGTTCATATTTAACCTATTAAATCCTTATGAAATGtaagttattagactgatagaatttAGTAGGAAATGATAATACAATTAGGTGGAtgtatatttgtataatataaaaaaaataaatagaaaCTAATATTTGGAATCCATGTTTTTAATTAAGATAGTAGGAATTTTTAGTCTTAAAATACTTAAGACACTTTAAAATATGGAAGTCATAGTAATATATGATAACATaactatatcattaatataaaatatatgaaattGTTGAGATAGAAATAAACACATAAAATCAAATGGTAACACTAATTAAATAAAGGATATTACATACTCCCTATTTGAAATGCATTTTGTGCTCATACGTGTGTGTTCCTTAGATTTGGCTCGGTGATCGCATCATTGGTGGTGTTTTGTTGTCTTTGGAATTTCATCAATCaacataaggtacggatattctaggtggttctaggatcgtttcggtaaatctttcctctcaaaactttgtttcAAATTGTATAAGTATTATTGTATGACATGCTTGTTTAAAATTGTTTGTCTATTAGCCTTTGAAATGTGTTATGTTTTTCTCATTTTAgatgtactaacgaggttgctaATTATGTTTGTTAATTGAGGAATCATAATACTTTGGTGTTTGTAAATTGTGCCAAAACCGTGTCTCAAAaatccaaccaaaacagccccgaaATTGGTCCCGAAAACTGTTTCGGACAGCCCCGAAATCAGCCCCTAAAACTGTCACAAAACAGTCCCAAGGTGTCGCGAAATAGTCTGAAACTGTCGCGAAACAGCTGAAACTGTCGCGAAATTGCTGTCCGAAATCTGTCACGAAATCAGTTTCAGAATCAGTCCCGAATAGCCCGAAAACAGCCCCGAAACGTTTCCAAACTGCCAGGTAATGAACGTGTGTGTGTAGGGCGAGTGGTACagtgattcgtatcgagtgtccctcattccacgtggctttacatgtcccgttaaGTCCCGTTTAAGTTGATAATTCGTAAAGGGCTGAAATATAATGTAGCATGACTTTTGACAAAAGTTAGACCGAATGGTTGAGTTGacacgtgattttaaactaatacgacatatcattttataaaatatttcATCAAGTATTTGGTCAAACGTTTAATACTTTGGTTCACTATATTAaccatttttaaagattaaagtcctTTGATCACTTTAAAAGTATTGTTAAATTCGTAATCATAAGTCGGTAAAAACGATTTCTTAAAatgtgccta
This genomic stretch from Rutidosis leptorrhynchoides isolate AG116_Rl617_1_P2 chromosome 11, CSIRO_AGI_Rlap_v1, whole genome shotgun sequence harbors:
- the LOC139875501 gene encoding uncharacterized protein → MAPKKKGMSEEEVDNKINQTITNLLPNIIAQAIDAMRNQGGETFKHEDEDEYVEKKAVTGDAIHVWLGRFQKQRLLSFNTASTPVEAENWITHIEKIYRVLGCEERFWVPLAVYKLEGDAQRWWIALRQAKGGIDFEDSLDWVDFKELFFRQYFSEAEKEAVILEYANIKQGNDESINDFTKRFLRLVGLIGAAAGSSEDQARKYKWAVHGRYRSKMINLKCFDVAEAADYARNLEMERAEYLATKNEDGKNKRVKIAQPLRFVPAPTTKQGQQSGNQGYRSNNWNNRGNQQRIDNGPNNNNREVGHLAKDCKNPRPGFVPKVPPPAPGGRVFAMTAAQAADATGTITGHVFVHHRALFVLFDSGSTHSIVSVKSSKYLKVSPTWLSTPFTISTPMGSVETIDRLYQNCRLEFNDCMFPANLFPMTMHDFDIILGMDWLSSHHANIDVIREFPDVFPDELQGLPPVREVEFSIDLIPGSQPISKAPYRMAPLELQELKEQLQELIDCGFIRLSVSPWGAPSKEENENHLHVVLETLRSKKLFAKFSKCEFWLQRVAFLGHVVSAEGIMMDPAKIEAIINWSRPTSVVEVRSFLGLAGYYRRFVEGFSTIALLLTKLLRKGEKFGVGVFKSIVMLLSMVWVAF